A DNA window from Malus domestica chromosome 12, GDT2T_hap1 contains the following coding sequences:
- the LOC103449542 gene encoding uncharacterized protein isoform X2 produces the protein MEEQESEVSFGYGQEDGYDAVVVGSGYGGSVAACRLSMAGVRVCLVEKGRRWESKDFPTDSSKIFSAVRMENQNLGISFGPKDALFQVYEQNDSLAAMACGLGGGSLVNAGVLVPAPARARRNPKWPKDWERNWDNCEASAAAMLKAQSIPVKFPAAKVLEEVAIGEIEEAFETSVKLSMNFDLEEPQNDAMGSCLACGNCLSGCPFNAKSSTDKNYLRSAIQAGCIVKTECQVQYVVRNVHENFQYKGESGRKNRRWLIYLNEIDYITSDFVILSAGVFGTTKILYQSRMRGLKLSEALGSGFSCNGNTVAYLAGSPAPLNGYGLDRKQMFKTPFEERPGPSISASYTSSLGFTIQSAVLPTSYPYLLFKGITTYGWPTGYWFLHGIIDKIKHIIGCKATQAIVLIALGYDESDGKITLEKGTNKICFTPPHDSLLPRKITAFQKLTKKLGGILFMSKYRSASVHLLGGCNASSDPSHGVCNSNGQVFDPVSPITVHPGLYVCDASLIPCSIGINPSLTIATAAEHISKNLVQDALMYREGLASVPKIANQGPDSFTDKTMVNGQRSEVLVKETMRGYVGGMPCAAYLRMKMNPQDQKGPNEQKLGTQEAHSLLRGKVGGHVKLRAFEKDDLHVLDGDVNFCEVDCRTPYTQYMHYHLLLGASTGSRYILEGRKIMNPYLSALYAWREMTTLHVTFVKVAEKNSKDEKVVLKGELSISMKELLKSFISLEGNKRGRFFCHLLGALLRTYILQIPRGNHKDLDSSYFQIKSYPSGILHELKTEDEFNISCRQWKCHHILPQLKGNEQLNPVLLLNGYSTESYWLPTEPNDLVRTLLEGGHETWLLQSRLHPLNLSNSFTIEDIARFDIAAAINKIVELHGPRVKVHVVAHCVGGLAIHIAVMGGHVSATRIASLSCTNSSMFFKLSPWSRVKMWLPLMPISMFILGNDKTLPLLETSTVSLRHSLLKLIARFIPRYERCTCNECEVFSGIFGNTFWHKNISPTMHQWLNKQSSSKLPMAAFPHLRKICNSGFIVDSNGSNSYLIHPERMALPTLYISGGRSLLVTPHTSFLAHKYMKLHQPGFHHERVVVEGFGHSDLLIGEDSHKEVFPHILSHIRFAESGRSGKGKRFRKEVLDWEADDLYEGFGEFGTWFSPPVVVVLLFMLFFLLVSLFL, from the exons ATGGAGGAGCAAGAATCGGAAGTTAGTTTTGGTTATGGACAAGAAGATGGTTATGATGCAGTTGTTGTGGGGTCTGGCTATGGCGGTTCTGTTGCTGCTTGTCGGTTGTCTATGGCAGGGGTAAGGGTGTGTCTAGTTGAGAAAGGCCGGAGATGGGAATCTAAGGACTTTCCAACTGACAGCTCGAAGATATTTTCTGCTGTGAGGATGGAGAACCAGAACCTAGGCATTAGCTTTGGACCAAAAGATGCTTTGTTCCAG GTATATGAGCAGAATGATTCTCTAGCAGCTATGGCGTGTGGACTTGGTGGGGGTTCACTAGTGAATGCAGGAGTTCTGGTTCCAGCACCAGCTCGTGCTAGACGAAATCCAAAATGGCCAAAGGATTGGGAAAGGAATTGGGATAACTGTGAAGCTTCTGCAGCAGCCATGCTGAAAGCACAAAGCATTCCTGTCAAGTTTCCTGCTGCAAAAGTCTTGGAAGAGGTTGCTATTGGAGAGATTGAAGAAGCTTTTGAGACTTCGGTGAAGCTAAGCATGAATTTTGACCTTGAAGAACCACAAAATGATGCAATGGGTAGCTGCTTAGCCTGTGGAAACTGTCTTTCTGGATGTCCTTTTAATGCCAAAAGTTCTACTGACAAAAATTATCTGCGTTCAGCAATCCAG GCAGGCTGCATAGTTAAAACAGAATGTCAAGTACAGTATGTGGTTCGAAACGTGCATGAAAACTTCCAATACAAAGGAGAAAGCggtagaaaaaatagaagatgGCTTATTTACTTGAATGAGATTGATTACATAACCTCTGATTTCGTAATCCTATCAG CGGGAGTTTTTGGCACCACTAAAATACTCTACCAGTCAAGAATGAGAGGACTAAAACTTTCTGAAGCACTTGGATCTGGATTCAGCTGCAATGGAAATACTGTGGCTTATCTTGCTGGGAGCCCAGCACCACTGAATGGTTACGGATTAGACAGAAAGCAAATGTTTAAGACACCATTTGAAGAAAGGCCTGGGCCATCCATCTCTGCCTCTTACACTTCTTCGCTCGGCTTTACAATACAG AGTGCTGTACTTCCAACATCGTATCCGTACCTGCTGTTTAAAGGAATTACAACCTACGGATGGCCTACTGGATACTGGTTCCTTCATGGGATTATAGACAAGATAAAGCATATCATAGGTTGTAAAGCAACCCAAGCAATAGTTCTTATTGCATTGGGATATGATGAGAGTGATGGTAAGATCACATTGGAAAAGGGCACGAACAAAATATGCTTTACCCCGCCTCATGATTCCCTTCTCCCACGAAAAATTACAGCTTTCCAAAAGCTCACTAAGAAATTAGGAGGAATTCTCTTTATGTCAAAATACCGAAGTGCATCAGTTCATCTTTTAGGAGGGTGCAATGCATCTTCAGATCCTTCACACGGTGTTTGCAACTCCAATGGGCAGGTTTTTGATCCGGTGTCGCCTATCACTGTACATCCCGGCCTCTATGTATGTGATGCTTCTTTGATCCCATGCTCTATTGGAATAAATCCTTCTCTTACTATTGCGACGGCAGCTGAGCACATAAGCAAGAACCTTGTGCAGGATGCTCTAATGTACAGAGAAGGTCTTGCATCTGTTCCTAAAATTGCTAACCAAGGTCCGGATTCCTTCACTGATAAGACTATGGTTAACGGTCAGAGATCAGAGGTCTTGGTCAAAGAAACAATGAGAGGTTACGTTGGGGGTATGCCGTGCGCAGCTTATCTCAGAATGAAGATGAACCCTCAAGACCAGAAAGGACCGAATGAGCAGAAGTTGGGTACTCAAGAAGCCCATTCCCTTTTAAGAGGGAAAGTTGGAGGGCATGTGAAACTTAGAGCCTTTGAGAAGGATGATTTACATGTCTTAGATGGGGACGTAAATTTTTGCGAAGTAGATTGCAGAACGCCTTACACACAGTATATGCATTACCATCTTCTTCTCGGGGCTTCTACTGGTTCAAG ATATATTCTCGAGGGAAGAAAGATAATGAATCCTTATCTTTCTGCATTATATGCTTGGAGGGAGATGACAACACTGCATGTGACATTCGTGAAAGTTGCGGAGAAAAACTCGAAGGATGAGAAGGTTGTTTTAAAAGGGGAGCTTAGCATTTCGATGAAGGAGCTTCTTAAGAGTTTCATAAGCCTTGAAGGAAACAAGAGGGGAAGGTTTTTTTGCCATCTATTAGGGGCCCTCTTGAGAACCTATATATTACAGATACCTCGAGGGAACCACAAGGATTTAGATTCATCCTATTTTCAAATTAAATCTTATCCGAGCGGCATTCTCCATGAATTAAAAACAG AAGACGAATTCAATATCAGTTGTAGGCAATGGAAGTGCCACCATATTTTGCCACAACTTAAAGGAAATGAGCAACTAAATCCAGTTCTTCTTCTTAATGGATACTCCACTGAGAGTTACTGGCTGCCAACGGAGCCAAATGATTTAGTCAGAACTCTGCTTGAAGGAGGGCATGAAACATGGCTACTGCAATCACGATTGCACCCTCTGAATTTGTCAAACAGTTTTACGATTGAAGATATTGCAAGATTTGACATCGCTGCTG CAATTAATAAGATTGTTGAGTTGCATGGGCCGCGCGTGAAGGTGCATGTAGTTGCACACTGTGTCGGAGGCTTAGCCATACACATAGCTGTCATGGGAGGTCACGTCTCTGCAACCCGTATTGCTTCTCTCTCATGCACcaattcttcaatgttcttcaAGCTTAGTCCTTGGTCCAGAGTTAAAATGTGGCTTCCTCTGATGCCG ATATCAATGTTCATACTTGGAAATGATAAGACGCTTCCTCTGTTGGAGACGTCAACCGTCAGCTTACGCCACAGCCTCCTGAAACTTATAGCCCGCTTCATACCCCGCTACGAGAGATGCACCTGCAACGAATGTGAAGTTTTCTCAGGAATCTTCGGAAACACATTCTGGCACAAAAACATAAGTCCCACCATGCACCAGTGGTTGAACAAGCAAAGCTCTTCAAAACTTCCCATGGCAGCATTTCCCCACCTGAGAAAGATATGCAACTCCGGTTTCATAGTAGACAGCAACGGCAGCAACTCATATTTGATCCATCCAGAAAGAATGGCACTCCCAACGCTTTACATATCCGGAGGGCGGTCTCTCCTC
- the LOC103449486 gene encoding sorting nexin 1-like isoform X1, whose amino-acid sequence MITTQRSISGPSQSPRSPSSQPYLSVSVTDPVKLGNGVQAYISYRVITKTNFPEYQGPEKIVIRRYSDFVWLRDRLFEKYKGIFIPPLPEKSAVEKFRFSAEFIEMRRQALDVFVNRIASHHELQQSEDLRTFLQADEETMERLRFHETGIFKKKPADLMQIFKDVQSKVSDVVLGKEKPVEESNPEYEKLKHYIFELENHLAEAQKHAYRLVKRHRELGQSLADFGKAAKLLGASEGNALGKAFTELGAKSETLSIRLQKEAQQLLMNFEEPLKDYVRAVQSIKATIAERANAFRQQCELAETIKLKEINLDKLMLTRSDRVGEAEHEYKELKAEGEEATRRFETIVRRMNEEIVHFQEQKTTDMGVAFHEFAKGQARLAKSIADAWRSLLPKLESCSPA is encoded by the exons ATGATTACCACG CAGAGAAGCATATCGGGGCCGTCGCAGAGCCCTAGATCTCCGTCGTCGCAGCCGTACCTCTCAGTCTCAGTGACTGATCCTGTGAAATTGGGAAATGGCGTCCAGGCATACATCTCCTACCGAGTGATCACCAAG aCAAATTTTCCTGAATACCAAGGGCCGGAGAAGATTGTTATTCGACGTTACAGTGATTTTGTTTGGCTACGGGATCGTCTCTTTGAAAAGTATAAAGGAATTTTTATTCCACCTCTTCCAGAAAAGAGTGCTGTAG AAAAGTTCCGTTTCAGTGCTGAATTTATTGAGATGAGGCGTCAAGCATTGGATGTATTTGTTAATCGGATAGCTTCACATCATGAACTTCAGCAAAGTGAGGATCTGAGAACCTTCTTACAAGCAGATGAAGAG ACAATGGAAAGGTTAAGGTTTCACGAGACTGGTATCTTTAAGAAGAAGCCAGCAGATTTGATGCAAATCTTCAAG GATGTACAATCTAAAGTGAGCGATGTTGTTCTCGGAAAGGAAAAGCCGGTGGAAGAGTCAAATCCTGAATATGAGAAGTTGAAACACTACATCTTTGAGCTTGAAAACCACTTGGCTGAAGCCCAGAAGCATGCATACCGTCTTGTCAAGAGGCACAGAG AGCTGGGACAGTCTCTAGCAGATTTTGGGAAAGCAGCCAAGCTCCTAGGAGCTTCCGAAGGTAATGCTCTTGGAAAGGCCTTTACCGAGCTTGGGGCGAAGTCAGAGACATTATCAATTAGGCTGCAAAAGGAG GCCCAACAACTGTTAATGAATTTTGAAGAACCGTTGAAAGATTATGTCCGTGCCGTGCAATCTATTAAG GCGACAATAGCTGAGAGAGCAAATGCCTTCAGGCAACAGTGTGAACTTGCCGAAACAATTAAGTTGAAGGAGATAAATCT TGACAAACTCATGTTGACCAGATCGGACAGGGTGGGCGAAGCTGAGCACGAGTACAAGGAG TTGAAGGCTGAGGGTGAGGAAGCAACCAGAAGATTTGAAACGATAGTGCGACGGATGAATGAAGAGATAGTTCACTTTCAAGAACAAAAAACAACGGACATGGGGGTTGCTTTCCATGAGTTTGCCAAGGGACAGGCACGCCTGGCAAAAAGTATTGCAGACGCTTGGCGAAGTCTCCTCCCTAAGCTCGAATCTTGCTCCCCGGCTTAG
- the LOC103449486 gene encoding sorting nexin 1-like isoform X2 — translation MITTRSISGPSQSPRSPSSQPYLSVSVTDPVKLGNGVQAYISYRVITKTNFPEYQGPEKIVIRRYSDFVWLRDRLFEKYKGIFIPPLPEKSAVEKFRFSAEFIEMRRQALDVFVNRIASHHELQQSEDLRTFLQADEETMERLRFHETGIFKKKPADLMQIFKDVQSKVSDVVLGKEKPVEESNPEYEKLKHYIFELENHLAEAQKHAYRLVKRHRELGQSLADFGKAAKLLGASEGNALGKAFTELGAKSETLSIRLQKEAQQLLMNFEEPLKDYVRAVQSIKATIAERANAFRQQCELAETIKLKEINLDKLMLTRSDRVGEAEHEYKELKAEGEEATRRFETIVRRMNEEIVHFQEQKTTDMGVAFHEFAKGQARLAKSIADAWRSLLPKLESCSPA, via the exons ATGATTACCACG AGAAGCATATCGGGGCCGTCGCAGAGCCCTAGATCTCCGTCGTCGCAGCCGTACCTCTCAGTCTCAGTGACTGATCCTGTGAAATTGGGAAATGGCGTCCAGGCATACATCTCCTACCGAGTGATCACCAAG aCAAATTTTCCTGAATACCAAGGGCCGGAGAAGATTGTTATTCGACGTTACAGTGATTTTGTTTGGCTACGGGATCGTCTCTTTGAAAAGTATAAAGGAATTTTTATTCCACCTCTTCCAGAAAAGAGTGCTGTAG AAAAGTTCCGTTTCAGTGCTGAATTTATTGAGATGAGGCGTCAAGCATTGGATGTATTTGTTAATCGGATAGCTTCACATCATGAACTTCAGCAAAGTGAGGATCTGAGAACCTTCTTACAAGCAGATGAAGAG ACAATGGAAAGGTTAAGGTTTCACGAGACTGGTATCTTTAAGAAGAAGCCAGCAGATTTGATGCAAATCTTCAAG GATGTACAATCTAAAGTGAGCGATGTTGTTCTCGGAAAGGAAAAGCCGGTGGAAGAGTCAAATCCTGAATATGAGAAGTTGAAACACTACATCTTTGAGCTTGAAAACCACTTGGCTGAAGCCCAGAAGCATGCATACCGTCTTGTCAAGAGGCACAGAG AGCTGGGACAGTCTCTAGCAGATTTTGGGAAAGCAGCCAAGCTCCTAGGAGCTTCCGAAGGTAATGCTCTTGGAAAGGCCTTTACCGAGCTTGGGGCGAAGTCAGAGACATTATCAATTAGGCTGCAAAAGGAG GCCCAACAACTGTTAATGAATTTTGAAGAACCGTTGAAAGATTATGTCCGTGCCGTGCAATCTATTAAG GCGACAATAGCTGAGAGAGCAAATGCCTTCAGGCAACAGTGTGAACTTGCCGAAACAATTAAGTTGAAGGAGATAAATCT TGACAAACTCATGTTGACCAGATCGGACAGGGTGGGCGAAGCTGAGCACGAGTACAAGGAG TTGAAGGCTGAGGGTGAGGAAGCAACCAGAAGATTTGAAACGATAGTGCGACGGATGAATGAAGAGATAGTTCACTTTCAAGAACAAAAAACAACGGACATGGGGGTTGCTTTCCATGAGTTTGCCAAGGGACAGGCACGCCTGGCAAAAAGTATTGCAGACGCTTGGCGAAGTCTCCTCCCTAAGCTCGAATCTTGCTCCCCGGCTTAG
- the LOC103449542 gene encoding uncharacterized protein isoform X1 has protein sequence MEEQESEVSFGYGQEDGYDAVVVGSGYGGSVAACRLSMAGVRVCLVEKGRRWESKDFPTDSSKIFSAVRMENQNLGISFGPKDALFQVYEQNDSLAAMACGLGGGSLVNAGVLVPAPARARRNPKWPKDWERNWDNCEASAAAMLKAQSIPVKFPAAKVLEEVAIGEIEEAFETSVKLSMNFDLEEPQNDAMGSCLACGNCLSGCPFNAKSSTDKNYLRSAIQACCIVKTECQVQYVVRNVHENFQYKGESGRKNRRWLIYLNEIDYITSDFVILSAGVFGTTKILYQSRMRGLKLSEALGSGFSCNGNTVAYLAGSPAPLNGYGLDRKQMFKTPFEERPGPSISASYTSSLGFTIQSAVLPTSYPYLLFKGITTYGWPTGYWFLHGIIDKIKHIIGCKATQAIVLIALGYDESDGKITLEKGTNKICFTPPHDSLLPRKITAFQKLTKKLGGILFMSKYRSASVHLLGGCNASSDPSHGVCNSNGQVFDPVSPITVHPGLYVCDASLIPCSIGINPSLTIATAAEHISKNLVQDALMYREGLASVPKIANQGPDSFTDKTMVNGQRSEVLVKETMRGYVGGMPCAAYLRMKMNPQDQKGPNEQKLGTQEAHSLLRGKVGGHVKLRAFEKDDLHVLDGDVNFCEVDCRTPYTQYMHYHLLLGASTGSRYILEGRKIMNPYLSALYAWREMTTLHVTFVKVAEKNSKDEKVVLKGELSISMKELLKSFISLEGNKRGRFFCHLLGALLRTYILQIPRGNHKDLDSSYFQIKSYPSGILHELKTEDEFNISCRQWKCHHILPQLKGNEQLNPVLLLNGYSTESYWLPTEPNDLVRTLLEGGHETWLLQSRLHPLNLSNSFTIEDIARFDIAAAINKIVELHGPRVKVHVVAHCVGGLAIHIAVMGGHVSATRIASLSCTNSSMFFKLSPWSRVKMWLPLMPISMFILGNDKTLPLLETSTVSLRHSLLKLIARFIPRYERCTCNECEVFSGIFGNTFWHKNISPTMHQWLNKQSSSKLPMAAFPHLRKICNSGFIVDSNGSNSYLIHPERMALPTLYISGGRSLLVTPHTSFLAHKYMKLHQPGFHHERVVVEGFGHSDLLIGEDSHKEVFPHILSHIRFAESGRSGKGKRFRKEVLDWEADDLYEGFGEFGTWFSPPVVVVLLFMLFFLLVSLFL, from the exons ATGGAGGAGCAAGAATCGGAAGTTAGTTTTGGTTATGGACAAGAAGATGGTTATGATGCAGTTGTTGTGGGGTCTGGCTATGGCGGTTCTGTTGCTGCTTGTCGGTTGTCTATGGCAGGGGTAAGGGTGTGTCTAGTTGAGAAAGGCCGGAGATGGGAATCTAAGGACTTTCCAACTGACAGCTCGAAGATATTTTCTGCTGTGAGGATGGAGAACCAGAACCTAGGCATTAGCTTTGGACCAAAAGATGCTTTGTTCCAG GTATATGAGCAGAATGATTCTCTAGCAGCTATGGCGTGTGGACTTGGTGGGGGTTCACTAGTGAATGCAGGAGTTCTGGTTCCAGCACCAGCTCGTGCTAGACGAAATCCAAAATGGCCAAAGGATTGGGAAAGGAATTGGGATAACTGTGAAGCTTCTGCAGCAGCCATGCTGAAAGCACAAAGCATTCCTGTCAAGTTTCCTGCTGCAAAAGTCTTGGAAGAGGTTGCTATTGGAGAGATTGAAGAAGCTTTTGAGACTTCGGTGAAGCTAAGCATGAATTTTGACCTTGAAGAACCACAAAATGATGCAATGGGTAGCTGCTTAGCCTGTGGAAACTGTCTTTCTGGATGTCCTTTTAATGCCAAAAGTTCTACTGACAAAAATTATCTGCGTTCAGCAATCCAGGCAT GCTGCATAGTTAAAACAGAATGTCAAGTACAGTATGTGGTTCGAAACGTGCATGAAAACTTCCAATACAAAGGAGAAAGCggtagaaaaaatagaagatgGCTTATTTACTTGAATGAGATTGATTACATAACCTCTGATTTCGTAATCCTATCAG CGGGAGTTTTTGGCACCACTAAAATACTCTACCAGTCAAGAATGAGAGGACTAAAACTTTCTGAAGCACTTGGATCTGGATTCAGCTGCAATGGAAATACTGTGGCTTATCTTGCTGGGAGCCCAGCACCACTGAATGGTTACGGATTAGACAGAAAGCAAATGTTTAAGACACCATTTGAAGAAAGGCCTGGGCCATCCATCTCTGCCTCTTACACTTCTTCGCTCGGCTTTACAATACAG AGTGCTGTACTTCCAACATCGTATCCGTACCTGCTGTTTAAAGGAATTACAACCTACGGATGGCCTACTGGATACTGGTTCCTTCATGGGATTATAGACAAGATAAAGCATATCATAGGTTGTAAAGCAACCCAAGCAATAGTTCTTATTGCATTGGGATATGATGAGAGTGATGGTAAGATCACATTGGAAAAGGGCACGAACAAAATATGCTTTACCCCGCCTCATGATTCCCTTCTCCCACGAAAAATTACAGCTTTCCAAAAGCTCACTAAGAAATTAGGAGGAATTCTCTTTATGTCAAAATACCGAAGTGCATCAGTTCATCTTTTAGGAGGGTGCAATGCATCTTCAGATCCTTCACACGGTGTTTGCAACTCCAATGGGCAGGTTTTTGATCCGGTGTCGCCTATCACTGTACATCCCGGCCTCTATGTATGTGATGCTTCTTTGATCCCATGCTCTATTGGAATAAATCCTTCTCTTACTATTGCGACGGCAGCTGAGCACATAAGCAAGAACCTTGTGCAGGATGCTCTAATGTACAGAGAAGGTCTTGCATCTGTTCCTAAAATTGCTAACCAAGGTCCGGATTCCTTCACTGATAAGACTATGGTTAACGGTCAGAGATCAGAGGTCTTGGTCAAAGAAACAATGAGAGGTTACGTTGGGGGTATGCCGTGCGCAGCTTATCTCAGAATGAAGATGAACCCTCAAGACCAGAAAGGACCGAATGAGCAGAAGTTGGGTACTCAAGAAGCCCATTCCCTTTTAAGAGGGAAAGTTGGAGGGCATGTGAAACTTAGAGCCTTTGAGAAGGATGATTTACATGTCTTAGATGGGGACGTAAATTTTTGCGAAGTAGATTGCAGAACGCCTTACACACAGTATATGCATTACCATCTTCTTCTCGGGGCTTCTACTGGTTCAAG ATATATTCTCGAGGGAAGAAAGATAATGAATCCTTATCTTTCTGCATTATATGCTTGGAGGGAGATGACAACACTGCATGTGACATTCGTGAAAGTTGCGGAGAAAAACTCGAAGGATGAGAAGGTTGTTTTAAAAGGGGAGCTTAGCATTTCGATGAAGGAGCTTCTTAAGAGTTTCATAAGCCTTGAAGGAAACAAGAGGGGAAGGTTTTTTTGCCATCTATTAGGGGCCCTCTTGAGAACCTATATATTACAGATACCTCGAGGGAACCACAAGGATTTAGATTCATCCTATTTTCAAATTAAATCTTATCCGAGCGGCATTCTCCATGAATTAAAAACAG AAGACGAATTCAATATCAGTTGTAGGCAATGGAAGTGCCACCATATTTTGCCACAACTTAAAGGAAATGAGCAACTAAATCCAGTTCTTCTTCTTAATGGATACTCCACTGAGAGTTACTGGCTGCCAACGGAGCCAAATGATTTAGTCAGAACTCTGCTTGAAGGAGGGCATGAAACATGGCTACTGCAATCACGATTGCACCCTCTGAATTTGTCAAACAGTTTTACGATTGAAGATATTGCAAGATTTGACATCGCTGCTG CAATTAATAAGATTGTTGAGTTGCATGGGCCGCGCGTGAAGGTGCATGTAGTTGCACACTGTGTCGGAGGCTTAGCCATACACATAGCTGTCATGGGAGGTCACGTCTCTGCAACCCGTATTGCTTCTCTCTCATGCACcaattcttcaatgttcttcaAGCTTAGTCCTTGGTCCAGAGTTAAAATGTGGCTTCCTCTGATGCCG ATATCAATGTTCATACTTGGAAATGATAAGACGCTTCCTCTGTTGGAGACGTCAACCGTCAGCTTACGCCACAGCCTCCTGAAACTTATAGCCCGCTTCATACCCCGCTACGAGAGATGCACCTGCAACGAATGTGAAGTTTTCTCAGGAATCTTCGGAAACACATTCTGGCACAAAAACATAAGTCCCACCATGCACCAGTGGTTGAACAAGCAAAGCTCTTCAAAACTTCCCATGGCAGCATTTCCCCACCTGAGAAAGATATGCAACTCCGGTTTCATAGTAGACAGCAACGGCAGCAACTCATATTTGATCCATCCAGAAAGAATGGCACTCCCAACGCTTTACATATCCGGAGGGCGGTCTCTCCTC
- the LOC103449487 gene encoding NAC domain-containing protein 90-like: MEDLPPGFRFSPTEEELISFYLQKKLDGRSEDLNRVVDRIIPVVYIYEFNPWELPQAAGEAIHGDPEQWFFFIPRQESEARGGRPRRLTTTGYWKATGSPSTVYSSNSNHYRAIGLKRTMVFYTGRAPHGKKTEWKMNEYKAIEIHADDNNQQSMAASSSNPSTPSTPTLRQEFSLCRVYKKSKCLRAFDRRPPGIEITRNPNLNIQAAPAQTADHLDQGLTTSNRNPQNMEGRTNSSSPESSSSGGHGSQSSQPEQSGTLPMAVDNEAIWDLDQMINFLL; this comes from the exons ATGGAGGATTTACCACCTGGATTTAGATTCTCTCCAACAGAGGAAGAGCTGATTTCGTTTTACCTGCAGAAAAAACTTGATGGGAGGAGTGAGGACTTGAACCGAGTTGTGGATCGAATCATACCCGTTGTCTACATTTACGAGTTTAATCCATGGGAACTCCCAC AGGCTGCCGGAGAGGCGATCCATGGAGATCCGGAGCAGTGGTTCTTTTTCATCCCAAGACAAGAAAGTGAAGCTCGAGGAGGGAGACCGAGACGACTCACAACAACTGGGTATTGGAAAGCAACAGGATCTCCAAGCACTGTTTACTCTTCCAATTCCAATCACTATCGTGCCATCGGCCTCAAAAGAACCATGGTTTTCTATACTGGCAGAGCTCCCCATGGAAAGAAAACGGAGTGGAAGATGAATGAATACAAAGCCATTGAAATTCATGCAGATGataataatcaacaatcaatgGCCGCCTCCTCATCAAACCCTAGTACTCCTTCTACTCCCACG TTAAGGCAAGAATTCAGCTTATGCCGAGTATACAAGAAATCGAAATGCCTTAGGGCATTTGACAGGCGACCTCCAGGGATTGAGATCACAAGAAACCCTAACTTAAACATTCAAGCAGCTCCTGCTCAGACTGCAGATCATCTGGATCAGGGTTTGACAACATCGAATAGGAACCCTCAGAATATGGAAGGGAGAACAAACTCAAGCTCACCGGAGAGTTCATCCTCAGGAGGACATGGCTCTCAATCCTCTCAACCAGAACAAAGTGGGACTTTGCCAATGGCCGTTGATAATGAAGCTATTTGGGATTTGgatcaaatgataaatttttTGCTTTAA
- the LOC103449485 gene encoding uncharacterized protein: protein MIRSLVRRFSPTIPVSLKKMKAAYQHILYTFDSSNESLSLFPINSKTPSQISFAQPPMPISVAVAGGVMSSLRRVHSPRVSSHVLLSPPPPSLAASCPLVSTTATSCCFFPNLNLHSGRHYRHRNQTAVAKASSQEKDSLIPSDDAEDGVLLGTMKLPSDTDLPRFQILLFQWANSLCQGANLPLDMPLKVDKIAGGTRLGFVTIGNAEVEVPVYIDCLVFPPSDGSGPIFRAVRSGPLKDKTPPGEPRIMRNLMQALQKSVQIARL, encoded by the exons ATGATTAGAAGCTTGGTGAGGCGCTTCTCGCCAACCATTCCCGTCTCGTTAAAGAAGATGAAAGCAGCATATCAGCATATCCTCTACACTTTCGATTCCTCCAACGAATCCCTTTCCCTCTTTCCCATCAATTCTAAAACCCCCTCACAGATTTCATTTGCTCAGCCACCCATGCCCATTTCTGTCGCTGTGGCGGGAGGAGTGATGAGCTCGCTCCGCCGCGTCCACTCCCCACGTGTCAGTTCCCACGTGCTACTCTCCCCTCCTCCTCCGTCGCTGGCTGCTTCCTGTCCACTAGTATCCACCACCGCCACCAGCTGCTGCTTCTTTCCTAACCTTAATTTGCATTCCGGCCGTCACTACCGCCACCGAAATCAAACGGCGGTGGCCAAGGCGTCGTCTCAGGAAAAGGACAGCCTTATCCCTTCGGACGACGCCGAAGACGGCGTCTTGCTCGGGACCATGAAATTGCCCTCGGATACCGATCTTCCCAGATTCCAAATTCTACTATTCCAG TGGGCTAATAGTCTCTGCCAAGGAGCCAACCTGCCTCTTGATATGCCTTTGAAG GTAGACAAAATTGCAGGTGGGACTAGATTGGGGTTTGTTACAATCGGGAATGCGGAGGTTGAGGTCCCTGTGTACATAGACTGCTTGGTTTTCCCACCAAGTGACGGCTCTGGCCCTATTTTCCGAGCTGTCAGAAGCGGACCCTTGAAGGACAAGACACCTCCTGGTGAACCAAGGATCATGAGAAATCTTATGCAGGCCCTTCAGAAGTCGGTCCAAATCGCTAGACTGTAA